A single region of the Paraburkholderia sprentiae WSM5005 genome encodes:
- a CDS encoding NCS2 family permease, protein MMEPQALANSEVANESFDTKTFHPTGFLDRYFDISARGSTQRQEIVAGITTFLAMVYSVFVVPGMLGKAGFDTSAVFVAVCLTTAFGSLLMGAWARLPIAIGCAISLTAFTAFGLVLGKGLHPSVALGAVFLMGVVFTAISVTGVRSWILRNLPAGIAHGTGIGIGLFLLLIAANDVGLVVKNPGAGLPVSLGQITALPALMSVAGLAAIVGLVRRRVPGSILIVIVAISAIGLAIDPAVVFHGVFAVPSLSAPGHASLIGAMDVKGALSMAVLPSVLALVMTAVFDATGTIRAVAGQAGQLDENGRIINGGRALTADSLSSIFSGLLGGAPAAAYIESTVGVAAGAKTGMAAAVVGLLFFVVMFFSPLAALVPSYATAPALMYVGLLMLSNVSKLHMDDMVDAMAGLVCAVFIVLTANIVTGIMLGFATLVIGRVVSGEYRKLNVGTVAIAAVLVGFYLGGWAI, encoded by the coding sequence ATGATGGAACCCCAGGCCCTCGCGAATTCCGAGGTCGCGAACGAATCCTTCGACACGAAAACATTTCACCCCACGGGCTTTCTAGACCGCTACTTCGACATTTCCGCGCGCGGCAGCACGCAGCGCCAGGAGATCGTCGCGGGCATCACGACCTTCCTCGCGATGGTCTATTCCGTGTTCGTCGTGCCGGGCATGCTGGGTAAGGCGGGCTTCGATACCAGCGCGGTGTTCGTCGCCGTCTGTTTGACCACGGCGTTCGGCTCGCTGCTGATGGGCGCGTGGGCGCGTCTGCCGATCGCGATCGGCTGCGCGATCTCGCTGACCGCGTTTACCGCGTTCGGGCTGGTGCTCGGCAAGGGCCTGCATCCGAGCGTCGCGCTGGGCGCGGTGTTTCTGATGGGCGTCGTGTTCACCGCGATTTCGGTGACCGGCGTGCGCTCGTGGATCTTGCGCAATTTGCCGGCCGGCATCGCGCATGGCACGGGAATCGGCATCGGTCTGTTCCTGCTGCTGATCGCCGCGAACGACGTCGGGCTCGTGGTCAAGAATCCGGGGGCCGGGCTGCCGGTGTCGCTCGGGCAGATCACGGCATTGCCGGCGTTGATGTCGGTCGCCGGACTCGCCGCGATCGTCGGGCTGGTGCGGCGGCGTGTGCCGGGTTCGATCCTGATCGTGATCGTCGCGATCTCGGCGATCGGGCTCGCGATCGATCCGGCTGTGGTGTTTCACGGCGTGTTCGCGGTGCCGTCGTTGAGCGCGCCGGGTCATGCGTCGCTGATCGGCGCGATGGACGTGAAGGGCGCGCTGTCGATGGCGGTGCTGCCGAGCGTGCTCGCGCTCGTGATGACCGCCGTGTTCGACGCGACCGGCACGATCCGCGCGGTCGCGGGCCAGGCGGGACAGCTCGACGAGAACGGCCGCATCATCAACGGCGGCCGCGCGCTGACCGCCGATTCGCTGAGCTCGATCTTCTCGGGTCTGCTCGGCGGCGCGCCGGCGGCCGCGTATATCGAGTCGACGGTCGGCGTCGCGGCGGGCGCGAAGACGGGGATGGCGGCGGCGGTGGTCGGTCTACTGTTTTTCGTGGTGATGTTTTTCTCGCCGCTCGCCGCGTTGGTGCCGTCGTATGCGACCGCGCCCGCGCTGATGTACGTGGGGCTGCTGATGCTGTCGAACGTCAGCAAGCTGCATATGGACGACATGGTCGACGCGATGGCCGGTCTCGTGTGCGCGGTATTCATCGTGCTGACCGCGAACATCGTGACCGGCATCATGCTCGGCTTCGCGACGCTGGTGATCGGACGCGTGGTTAGCGGCGAGTATCGCAAGCTCAACGTGGGCACCGTGGCGATCGCGGCGGTGCTGGTCGGGTTTTATCTGGGCGGCTGGGCGATCTGA
- a CDS encoding DUF899 domain-containing protein produces the protein MEPQHRIASREEWLAASRALLAEEKAHMRAGDELARKRRELPWVKVDKLYTFETPEGRKTLAELFDGRSQLIVYHFMLGPDWQEGCVGCSFLSDHMSGILTHLVHHDVSYVTVSHAPLAKIDAFKRRMGWTFPWVSSSGSDFNFDYHVSFTPEQLASRKAFYNFTEQDVGIDEQHGHSVFYKDENGDVYHTYSCFGRGDERFVTTYALLDITPKGRNEKISLTDWVRHHDRYDDHAQAVCPACGSYTV, from the coding sequence ATGGAACCGCAACATCGCATCGCCAGTCGCGAGGAGTGGCTCGCCGCGAGCCGCGCGCTGCTCGCCGAAGAAAAAGCGCATATGCGCGCGGGCGACGAACTCGCGCGCAAGCGTCGCGAATTGCCGTGGGTGAAGGTCGACAAGCTGTATACCTTCGAAACGCCGGAGGGCCGCAAGACGCTCGCGGAACTGTTCGATGGCCGCAGCCAGCTGATCGTTTATCACTTCATGCTGGGCCCCGACTGGCAGGAGGGTTGCGTCGGCTGCTCGTTCCTGTCGGACCATATGAGCGGCATTCTCACGCATCTGGTTCACCACGACGTGAGCTACGTGACGGTATCGCACGCGCCGCTCGCGAAGATCGACGCGTTCAAGCGGCGGATGGGATGGACCTTCCCGTGGGTGTCGTCGAGCGGAAGCGATTTCAATTTCGACTACCACGTGTCGTTCACGCCGGAGCAGCTGGCGAGCAGGAAGGCGTTCTATAACTTCACCGAGCAGGACGTCGGCATCGACGAACAGCACGGCCACAGCGTGTTTTACAAGGACGAAAACGGCGATGTGTACCACACGTACTCATGCTTCGGACGCGGCGACGAGCGTTTCGTGACCACGTACGCGCTTCTGGATATCACGCCGAAAGGCCGTAACGAGAAGATTAGTCTGACGGACTGGGTCAGGCATCACGACCGCTACGACGACCACGCGCAGGCGGTTTGCCCGGCGTGCGGATCGTATACGGTGTGA
- the hutH gene encoding histidine ammonia-lyase has protein sequence MILKPGYLTLPQLRRIAREQLTLQLDPASHAAIDACAQAVADITAKGEPAYGINTGFGRLASTHIPRDQLELLQRNLVLSHAVGVGEPMSRPVVRLLIALKLSSLGRGHSGIRREVMEALIALFNADVLPVIPVKGSVGASGDLAPLAHMSATLLGVGEVFAKGERMPATEGLALVGLKPLTLQAKEGLALLNGTQASTALALYNMFAIEDLFRTALVTGALSVDAAMGSVKPFDARIHELRGHQGQIDAAAAYRSLLQGSAINVSHIDCDKVQDPYSLRCQPQVMGACLDQMRQSADTLLKEANAVSDNPLIFPDTGEVLSGGNFHAEPVAFAADNLALAASEIGALAERRIALLIDATLSGLPPFLVKDGGVNSGFMIAHVTAAALASENKTLAHPASVDSLPTSANQEDHVSMATFAARKLGDIAENTANILSIELLAAAQGVDLRAPHKTSPSLQKVMELVRKDVAHYEIDHYFAPDIAAVTKLVQAGAVAKLSPFSFASEQ, from the coding sequence ATGATTCTGAAGCCCGGCTACCTGACCCTCCCGCAACTGCGCCGGATCGCGCGTGAACAGCTCACCCTGCAACTCGATCCCGCGAGCCACGCCGCCATCGACGCATGCGCGCAGGCTGTCGCCGATATCACCGCCAAGGGTGAGCCGGCCTACGGCATCAACACCGGTTTCGGCCGCCTCGCCAGCACGCACATCCCGCGCGATCAGCTCGAACTGTTGCAGCGCAATCTGGTGCTGTCGCACGCGGTCGGCGTCGGCGAGCCGATGTCGCGCCCCGTCGTGCGTCTGTTGATCGCGCTGAAGCTGTCCAGCCTCGGCCGCGGCCACTCGGGCATCCGCCGCGAAGTGATGGAAGCGCTGATCGCGCTGTTCAACGCGGACGTGCTGCCGGTGATCCCGGTCAAGGGCTCGGTCGGCGCCTCGGGCGACCTCGCGCCGCTCGCGCATATGTCGGCGACCCTGCTCGGCGTCGGCGAGGTGTTCGCGAAGGGCGAGCGTATGCCGGCCACCGAAGGCCTCGCGCTCGTCGGTCTGAAGCCGCTCACACTGCAGGCGAAGGAAGGCCTCGCGCTGCTCAACGGCACGCAGGCTTCGACGGCGCTCGCGCTCTACAACATGTTCGCGATCGAAGACCTGTTCCGCACGGCGCTGGTGACCGGCGCGCTGTCGGTCGATGCGGCGATGGGCTCCGTCAAGCCGTTCGATGCGCGCATCCACGAACTGCGCGGCCATCAAGGCCAGATCGACGCGGCGGCGGCGTATCGCTCGCTGCTGCAGGGCTCGGCGATCAACGTGTCGCATATCGACTGCGACAAGGTGCAGGACCCGTACAGCCTGCGCTGCCAGCCGCAGGTGATGGGCGCGTGTCTCGACCAGATGCGTCAGTCCGCCGACACGCTGCTGAAGGAAGCGAACGCGGTCTCCGATAATCCGCTGATCTTCCCGGACACCGGCGAGGTGCTGTCGGGCGGCAACTTCCACGCCGAGCCGGTCGCGTTCGCCGCGGACAACCTCGCGCTCGCCGCGTCGGAAATCGGCGCACTCGCGGAACGCCGCATCGCACTGCTGATCGACGCGACGCTGTCGGGGCTGCCGCCGTTCCTCGTCAAGGATGGCGGCGTGAACTCCGGCTTCATGATCGCGCACGTGACGGCCGCCGCGCTCGCGTCGGAAAACAAGACACTCGCGCATCCGGCCTCGGTCGATTCGCTGCCTACGTCGGCGAACCAGGAAGACCACGTGTCGATGGCGACGTTCGCCGCGCGCAAGCTCGGCGATATCGCCGAGAACACTGCGAACATCCTGTCGATCGAACTACTCGCCGCCGCCCAGGGCGTCGATCTGCGCGCGCCGCACAAGACCAGCCCGAGCCTGCAGAAGGTGATGGAGCTCGTGCGCAAGGACGTTGCGCACTACGAGATCGATCACTACTTCGCGCCGGACATCGCCGCGGTCACGAAGCTCGTGCAGGCCGGCGCGGTCGCGAAACTGAGCCCGTTCTCGTTCGCGTCGGAACAATAA
- the hutC gene encoding histidine utilization repressor: MNAPAYQGIKDFILARIHAGEWAEGDQVPSENELAREFSVARMTVNRALRELTAEQVLTRVQGSGTFVARTKYESTLVAIRSISDEIVARGHRYQAKVLNLGASIADAALAEEMQVSAGSPVFHSRLLHFENDEPVQLEERWVNPAVAPDYALQDFTNTTPNQYLVRVAPLQRVEYRIEALVADDTTRELLSMSEREPCLVLHRRTWSQGEVASIANLWHPGSRYRFTGHF, translated from the coding sequence ATGAACGCACCCGCTTATCAGGGCATCAAGGACTTCATCCTCGCACGCATTCATGCGGGCGAGTGGGCCGAAGGCGACCAGGTGCCCTCTGAAAACGAGCTGGCGCGCGAGTTCAGCGTCGCGCGCATGACGGTCAATCGTGCGTTGCGCGAATTGACCGCTGAGCAGGTGCTCACGCGCGTACAGGGCTCGGGCACTTTCGTCGCGCGGACCAAGTACGAGTCGACCCTGGTGGCGATCCGCAGCATCTCCGATGAAATCGTCGCGCGCGGTCATCGCTATCAGGCGAAGGTGCTGAACCTCGGCGCAAGCATCGCCGATGCGGCGCTCGCCGAAGAGATGCAAGTGAGCGCCGGCAGCCCCGTGTTTCATTCGCGGCTGCTGCATTTCGAAAACGACGAGCCGGTGCAGCTCGAGGAACGCTGGGTCAATCCAGCCGTCGCGCCCGACTATGCGTTGCAGGACTTCACGAACACGACGCCGAACCAGTATCTGGTGCGCGTCGCGCCGCTGCAGCGCGTCGAATACCGCATCGAGGCGCTCGTGGCCGACGATACGACGCGCGAGCTGCTGAGCATGAGTGAACGCGAGCCGTGTCTCGTGCTGCACCGGCGCACGTGGTCGCAGGGCGAGGTCGCCTCGATCGCGAACCTGTGGCATCCGGGCAGCCGTTACCGCTTCACTGGGCATTTCTGA
- the hutU gene encoding urocanate hydratase, producing MNDPKHIDPRLDPTRTIRAPRGAEKTCKTWIAEAAYRMIQNNLDPEVAEHPHALVVYGGIGRAARNWDCFDQILASLKDLNEDETLLIQSGKPVGVFRTHADAPRVLLANSNLVPHWATWEHFHELDRKGLMMYGQMTAGSWIYIGSQGIVQGTYETFFAVANQHFNGDPQGRWILTGGLGGMGGAQPLAATMAGFSMIAVECDETRIDLRLKTRYVDRKANTLDEALAMLDEAKRAGKPVSVGLLGNAADVFGECVARGITPDCVTDQTSAHDPIHGYLPQGWTVEDWRVRMKTAPESIVTPAKQSMAKQVQAMLTLQERGAATLDYGNNIRQIALDMGVENAFDFPGFVPAYIRPLFCEGKGPFRWVALSGDPEDIYKTDAKVKELIPDDPHLHHWLDMARERIAFQGLPARICWVGVKDRYRLGQAFNEMVRNGELKAPIVIGRDHLDTGSVASPNRETESMQDGSDAVSDWPLLNALLNTAGGASWVSLHHGGGVGMGFSQHAGVVIVADGTQAAHERLGRVLLNDPATGVMRHADAGYELAQQTAREAGLKLPMLGR from the coding sequence ATGAACGATCCGAAACACATCGATCCGCGTCTTGATCCGACTCGCACGATCCGCGCACCGCGCGGCGCCGAAAAGACCTGCAAGACCTGGATCGCGGAAGCCGCGTACCGGATGATCCAGAATAATCTGGACCCCGAAGTCGCCGAGCACCCGCACGCGCTCGTCGTGTACGGCGGCATTGGCCGCGCCGCGCGCAACTGGGATTGCTTCGACCAGATCCTCGCATCGCTGAAGGATCTGAATGAGGACGAAACGCTGCTGATTCAATCGGGCAAGCCGGTCGGCGTGTTCCGCACGCATGCGGACGCACCGCGTGTGCTGCTCGCCAACTCGAACCTCGTGCCGCACTGGGCGACGTGGGAACACTTTCACGAACTGGACCGCAAGGGCCTGATGATGTACGGCCAGATGACGGCGGGCAGCTGGATCTACATCGGCAGCCAGGGCATCGTGCAGGGCACCTACGAGACGTTCTTCGCGGTCGCCAACCAGCACTTCAACGGCGATCCGCAAGGCCGGTGGATTCTGACCGGTGGTCTCGGCGGCATGGGCGGCGCGCAGCCGCTCGCGGCGACGATGGCGGGCTTCTCGATGATCGCGGTCGAATGCGACGAGACGCGCATCGACTTGCGTCTGAAGACGCGCTACGTCGACAGGAAAGCGAACACGCTCGACGAGGCGCTCGCGATGCTCGACGAAGCGAAGCGCGCCGGCAAGCCGGTGTCGGTCGGCCTGCTCGGCAATGCCGCCGACGTGTTCGGCGAGTGCGTCGCGCGCGGCATCACGCCGGACTGCGTGACCGACCAGACCAGCGCGCACGACCCGATCCACGGCTACCTGCCGCAAGGCTGGACCGTGGAAGACTGGCGCGTGCGCATGAAGACCGCGCCGGAGAGCATCGTCACGCCGGCGAAGCAGTCGATGGCGAAACAGGTCCAGGCGATGCTGACGCTGCAGGAGCGCGGCGCGGCAACGCTCGACTACGGCAACAACATCCGCCAGATTGCGCTCGACATGGGCGTGGAAAACGCGTTCGATTTCCCGGGCTTCGTGCCGGCGTATATCCGTCCGCTGTTCTGCGAAGGCAAAGGGCCGTTCCGCTGGGTTGCGCTGTCGGGGGACCCCGAGGACATCTACAAGACCGATGCGAAGGTCAAGGAACTGATCCCCGACGATCCGCATCTGCATCACTGGCTCGACATGGCGCGCGAGCGCATCGCATTCCAGGGTTTGCCGGCGCGGATCTGCTGGGTCGGCGTGAAGGATCGTTATCGCCTCGGCCAGGCGTTCAACGAAATGGTCAGGAACGGCGAGCTCAAAGCGCCGATCGTGATCGGCCGCGATCACCTCGATACCGGTTCGGTCGCGAGCCCGAACCGCGAAACCGAATCGATGCAGGACGGCTCGGACGCTGTCAGCGACTGGCCGCTGCTCAACGCGCTGCTCAATACCGCGGGCGGCGCGTCGTGGGTCTCGCTGCATCACGGCGGCGGCGTCGGCATGGGCTTCTCGCAGCACGCGGGCGTCGTGATCGTCGCGGACGGCACGCAAGCCGCGCATGAGCGCCTCGGCCGCGTGCTGCTGAACGATCCGGCAACCGGCGTGATGCGTCACGCGGATGCGGGCTATGAACTCGCGCAGCAAACCGCGCGCGAGGCCGGCCTCAAGCTGCCGATGCTGGGCCGCTGA
- a CDS encoding HutD/Ves family protein → MASITLIRGADLVAAPWKNGGGVTREVAAFPSAGGGQGAASHDFLWRVSVADVARAGPFSRFDGVDRTLVLLSGAGMLLDELGDAGVVDTHALREPLDIARFDGEARIDARLVDGATRDFNLMVRRDAAQGELEVWRTGTQPDARRILDSDVVLLFCAGGAVTVALAAGHAQAKQLGTGDTLRIDRPNALACTLTGDGAVLAITIRYTR, encoded by the coding sequence ATGGCAAGCATCACGCTGATTCGCGGCGCCGACCTCGTGGCGGCGCCGTGGAAAAATGGCGGCGGGGTGACGCGCGAAGTCGCGGCGTTTCCGTCGGCCGGCGGCGGGCAGGGCGCGGCGAGCCACGATTTCCTCTGGCGCGTGAGCGTCGCCGATGTCGCGCGAGCGGGGCCGTTCTCGCGCTTCGACGGCGTGGACCGGACGCTCGTGTTGCTCTCTGGCGCGGGCATGCTGCTCGATGAGCTGGGCGATGCGGGCGTCGTCGACACGCATGCGTTGCGCGAGCCGCTCGACATTGCGCGCTTCGACGGCGAAGCGCGTATCGACGCTCGGCTCGTCGACGGCGCGACGCGCGACTTCAACCTGATGGTTCGGCGCGATGCGGCGCAGGGCGAGCTGGAAGTGTGGCGCACCGGCACGCAGCCGGATGCGCGGCGCATACTCGACAGCGACGTGGTCCTGCTGTTTTGCGCGGGTGGCGCGGTGACGGTCGCGTTGGCGGCGGGCCACGCACAAGCTAAGCAGCTCGGCACCGGCGACACACTGCGCATCGACCGGCCGAACGCGCTTGCTTGCACGCTGACGGGCGATGGCGCGGTGCTCGCGATCACGATCCGCTACACGCGCTGA
- the hutI gene encoding imidazolonepropionase, which translates to MKQTVWHHLNLCPQGDPRHTLADAAIAVEDGRIAWLGVAAEMPAHYAGWPREDLRGAWVTPGLIDCHTHLVYGGQRADEFAQRLAGVSYEEIARQGGGIVSTVRATRAADEASLFAQAAARLEPLLAEGVTAIEIKSGYGLDLASERKMLRVARQLGERYPLTVYTTFLGAHALPPEFTGRADAYIDEVCNTMLPALVDEGLVDAVDVFCERIGFSLQQSERVFNAAARHQLPVKMHAEQLSNGGGTALAARHRALSADHLEFLDEAGVAAMKQAGTVAVLLPGAYYFIRETQLPPLELLRRYEVPIAISTDSNPGTSPSTSLLLMMNMASTLFRMTVPEVLQGVTAHAARALGKHDRHGALQAGRAADFAVWSVDSLAELAYWIGRPLCARVVRAGETVYTRRESGATSTRS; encoded by the coding sequence ATGAAGCAAACCGTCTGGCATCACCTGAATCTGTGTCCGCAGGGCGATCCTCGCCACACCCTCGCCGATGCCGCGATCGCGGTCGAAGACGGCCGCATCGCGTGGCTCGGCGTGGCGGCTGAAATGCCCGCGCACTATGCCGGATGGCCGCGTGAAGACTTGCGTGGCGCGTGGGTGACGCCGGGTTTGATCGATTGTCATACGCACCTCGTGTATGGCGGCCAGCGCGCCGACGAATTCGCGCAGCGGCTCGCGGGCGTCAGCTACGAAGAAATCGCGCGACAGGGCGGCGGTATCGTATCGACGGTGCGCGCGACGCGCGCGGCGGATGAAGCGTCACTGTTCGCGCAAGCGGCCGCGCGGCTCGAACCGCTGCTCGCCGAAGGCGTGACGGCGATCGAAATCAAATCGGGCTATGGCCTCGACCTCGCGAGCGAGCGCAAGATGCTGCGCGTCGCGCGGCAACTCGGCGAGCGCTATCCGCTCACGGTCTATACGACGTTTCTCGGCGCGCACGCGTTGCCGCCCGAATTCACGGGCCGCGCTGACGCGTATATCGACGAAGTCTGCAACACGATGCTGCCCGCGCTCGTGGACGAAGGCCTCGTCGATGCGGTCGACGTGTTCTGCGAGCGCATCGGTTTTTCGCTGCAACAAAGCGAGCGGGTGTTCAACGCGGCGGCGCGCCACCAGCTGCCGGTCAAGATGCACGCCGAGCAGTTGTCGAACGGCGGCGGCACCGCGCTCGCGGCGCGGCATCGCGCGCTGTCGGCGGATCATCTGGAGTTTCTCGACGAAGCCGGCGTCGCGGCGATGAAACAAGCCGGCACCGTCGCGGTGCTGCTGCCGGGCGCGTACTACTTCATTCGCGAGACGCAATTGCCGCCGCTCGAACTGCTGCGGCGCTACGAGGTGCCGATCGCGATCTCGACCGACAGCAACCCGGGCACGTCGCCGTCCACGTCTTTGCTGCTGATGATGAACATGGCGAGCACGCTGTTTCGCATGACCGTGCCCGAGGTGCTGCAAGGCGTCACCGCGCATGCGGCGCGCGCGCTCGGCAAGCACGATCGGCACGGCGCGCTGCAGGCCGGGCGCGCGGCCGACTTCGCGGTGTGGTCCGTCGATTCGCTGGCCGAGCTCGCTTACTGGATTGGCCGGCCGCTGTGCGCGCGCGTCGTGCGCGCGGGTGAAACCGTTTATACGCGGCGCGAGTCGGGTGCGACCTCAACGAGAAGCTGA
- a CDS encoding formimidoylglutamate deiminase, with the protein MTQSNQSLFAADAYLPEGWRRNVLLEWDAHGTLSAVTPDRAEAPSGVPKAAGPLMPGMPNLHSHAFQRAMAGLTEYRANATDNFWSWRELMYRFAARMTPEGLASVAQWLYIEMLKAGYTSVCEFHYVHHAPDGQRYANHAELAQRVVDAASASGIGVTMLPVLYQYSGFGARAPRDDQRRFINTPESLLDLLGTLRAARPEHAALRYGVAPHSLRAVSAASLRALLGGIDASAPVHIHIAEQTAEVDACIETEGARPVQWLLDRFDVDSRWCLVHATHVDANETLALANSGAVAGLCLITEANLGDGIFPARDYLDAHGRIGVGSDSHIAVDWRAELRLLEYGQRLTRRQRNVLASAQATHVADRLYAAALDGGARASGRAVGALRPGHRADWLVLDAAHSSIAEHAREAWLSGVVFCEHGDTPIRDVYAGGVKVVDDRRHRDEEGAYARYRAALAELLK; encoded by the coding sequence ATGACGCAATCCAATCAATCGCTGTTCGCCGCCGACGCGTACTTGCCCGAGGGCTGGCGCCGCAACGTGCTGCTCGAATGGGACGCGCACGGCACGCTGAGCGCGGTCACGCCAGATCGAGCCGAAGCGCCGTCGGGCGTGCCGAAGGCAGCGGGCCCGCTGATGCCCGGCATGCCGAATCTTCACTCACACGCGTTTCAGCGCGCGATGGCGGGGCTCACCGAATATCGCGCCAACGCGACGGATAACTTCTGGTCATGGCGCGAGCTGATGTATCGCTTCGCTGCGCGCATGACGCCGGAAGGCCTCGCGAGCGTCGCGCAGTGGCTCTACATCGAAATGCTGAAGGCAGGTTATACGTCGGTGTGCGAGTTCCACTACGTGCATCACGCGCCGGACGGTCAGCGCTATGCGAATCACGCCGAGCTTGCGCAACGCGTGGTGGACGCGGCATCGGCGAGCGGCATCGGCGTCACGATGCTGCCGGTGCTGTATCAGTACAGCGGCTTCGGCGCGCGCGCGCCGCGCGACGACCAGCGGCGTTTCATCAATACGCCGGAGAGCCTGCTCGATCTGCTCGGCACGCTGCGCGCGGCGCGCCCCGAACATGCGGCGCTGCGTTACGGCGTGGCGCCGCATTCGCTGCGCGCGGTGTCGGCGGCGTCGTTGCGGGCGTTGCTTGGCGGCATCGATGCCAGCGCGCCCGTGCATATCCATATCGCCGAACAGACCGCCGAGGTCGACGCGTGCATCGAAACCGAAGGCGCGCGGCCCGTGCAATGGCTGCTCGATCGTTTCGATGTGGACAGCCGCTGGTGTCTCGTGCACGCGACCCATGTCGATGCGAACGAAACGCTCGCGCTCGCGAACAGCGGCGCGGTCGCGGGATTGTGTCTGATCACCGAGGCCAATCTCGGCGACGGCATTTTTCCCGCCCGCGACTATCTCGATGCGCACGGGCGCATCGGCGTCGGCTCCGACAGCCATATCGCCGTCGACTGGCGCGCCGAGCTGCGTCTGCTCGAATACGGCCAGCGTCTGACGCGCCGGCAGCGCAACGTGCTGGCGTCGGCGCAGGCCACGCATGTCGCGGACCGTCTGTATGCAGCCGCGCTCGACGGCGGCGCGCGCGCGAGCGGCCGTGCGGTCGGCGCATTGCGGCCCGGCCATCGCGCGGACTGGCTCGTGCTCGATGCCGCTCATTCGAGCATTGCCGAGCATGCGCGTGAGGCGTGGCTGTCGGGCGTCGTGTTCTGCGAGCACGGCGACACGCCGATTCGCGATGTCTACGCGGGCGGCGTCAAGGTCGTCGACGATCGCAGGCATCGCGACGAAGAGGGCGCGTATGCGCGCTACCGCGCGGCACTCGCGGAACTGCTCAAATAA
- the hutG gene encoding N-formylglutamate deformylase, whose translation MTASNLTPVFSLHQGSLPLLISIPHVGTQIPADIAATMTPVAQRTDDCDWHLDRLYAFAKRLGASILTPAYARYVIDLNRPPDGANLYPGQDTTGLLPVDTFDKEPLYRDGHLPDDAEIARRRDAYWRPYHDALTGELAALKAKHGKVLLWEAHSIRSQVPRFFDGRLPDFNFGTSDGASAAPGMAEALAALVERHGGYSAIANGRFKGGYITRQYGQPEQGVHAVQLELSQITYMEERLPYGYDEKLAAHVAPLLEALLTTALARVTAA comes from the coding sequence ATGACTGCTTCGAACCTCACGCCGGTTTTCTCGCTGCATCAGGGAAGCCTGCCGCTTCTGATCTCGATCCCGCATGTGGGCACCCAGATTCCCGCCGACATCGCCGCGACGATGACGCCGGTCGCGCAACGCACCGACGATTGCGACTGGCATCTCGATCGCCTGTATGCATTCGCGAAGCGCCTCGGCGCGTCGATCCTGACGCCGGCCTACGCGCGCTACGTGATCGACCTGAACCGTCCGCCCGACGGCGCGAACCTGTACCCGGGGCAGGACACCACAGGTCTGCTGCCGGTCGATACGTTCGACAAGGAGCCGCTCTATCGTGACGGCCATCTGCCCGACGATGCGGAAATCGCGCGCCGTCGCGACGCGTACTGGCGGCCGTATCACGACGCGCTCACCGGCGAGCTCGCGGCGCTGAAAGCGAAGCACGGCAAGGTGCTGTTGTGGGAAGCGCATTCGATCCGCTCGCAGGTGCCGCGTTTTTTCGACGGACGTCTGCCGGACTTCAACTTCGGCACCTCGGACGGGGCGAGCGCGGCGCCGGGCATGGCCGAAGCGCTGGCGGCGCTGGTCGAGCGTCACGGCGGGTATTCGGCGATTGCGAATGGCCGCTTCAAGGGCGGCTATATCACGCGGCAATACGGACAGCCCGAACAGGGCGTGCATGCGGTGCAACTCGAGCTGTCGCAGATCACGTACATGGAAGAGCGCCTGCCCTATGGGTACGATGAAAAGCTCGCCGCGCACGTCGCGCCGCTGCTCGAAGCGCTGCTGACGACGGCTCTCGCGCGCGTGACGGCAGCCTGA